The Streptomyces sp. NBC_00162 genome window below encodes:
- a CDS encoding PP2C family protein-serine/threonine phosphatase, which yields MPYIAVTALSHVGLVRDHNEDSLVIGPWTLCGTATESPQTLVFPLGRPLVVAVADGLGGQPAGEVASELVVRHLSMLGPSMDGGQAVRDALDLCNRAVYSAAEGRPELTAMGTTVAGALVLEESLLAFNVGDSKVFHATGDGLRQLSVDDSPPPAPGHRTTSAVTQVLGGSRAHSEITPHVADFALSTGERYLVCSDGLTDPVPEEAIDDLLRVHDDGKAAFELWKAAIDAGGPDNITLALVRIGE from the coding sequence GTGCCGTACATAGCCGTGACCGCCCTGAGCCATGTGGGGCTCGTGCGCGATCACAACGAGGACAGCCTGGTCATCGGACCGTGGACACTGTGCGGGACCGCGACCGAGAGCCCCCAGACGCTCGTGTTCCCCCTCGGCAGACCGCTCGTCGTCGCGGTCGCCGACGGGCTCGGCGGGCAGCCCGCCGGCGAGGTCGCCAGTGAGCTGGTCGTCCGCCACCTCTCCATGCTCGGCCCCTCGATGGACGGCGGCCAGGCCGTCCGCGACGCCCTGGACCTGTGCAATCGCGCGGTGTACTCGGCCGCCGAAGGCCGTCCGGAGCTGACCGCCATGGGGACCACGGTCGCCGGAGCCCTCGTACTGGAGGAGTCGCTGCTGGCCTTCAACGTCGGTGACAGCAAGGTGTTCCACGCGACCGGGGACGGGCTGCGCCAGCTCAGCGTGGACGACAGCCCGCCGCCGGCACCGGGTCATCGCACCACCTCGGCCGTCACGCAGGTGCTCGGCGGCAGCCGCGCCCACAGCGAGATCACTCCCCATGTGGCGGACTTCGCGCTGTCCACCGGTGAGCGCTACCTGGTGTGCAGCGACGGGCTGACCGACCCGGTGCCCGAGGAAGCCATCGACGATCTGCTGCGGGTGCACGACGACGGCAAGGCCGCCTTCGAGCTGTGGAAGGCGGCCATCGACGCCGGGGGCCCGGACAACATCACGCTTGCGCTGGTACGCATCGGCGAGTGA
- a CDS encoding DUF5994 family protein, which translates to MITTLDRAESLAVAMRPARLSLTPKTALAGRLDGAWWPYSRDLEAELPALAAALDEPWGRITRVTVNPTRWPAIPHTVQVAGRTLHVGWFTEQDPDQLILLSYTVGRWDLLVIPPETEPAAAARLMTAAAIPGSALGAGVLMANESAIGRGAGDARRREATWEDEGGACMSPSGIPPAPAESSRSAGRHQSSSPPHDADR; encoded by the coding sequence ATGATCACGACCCTTGACCGCGCCGAGTCCCTCGCCGTAGCGATGCGTCCGGCACGCCTGTCCCTCACTCCGAAGACCGCTCTCGCAGGGCGGCTCGACGGGGCCTGGTGGCCCTACTCCCGTGACCTCGAAGCCGAGCTTCCGGCGCTCGCCGCCGCTCTGGACGAGCCCTGGGGGCGCATCACCCGCGTCACCGTGAACCCCACCCGCTGGCCCGCCATCCCGCACACGGTGCAGGTGGCGGGGCGCACCCTGCACGTGGGCTGGTTCACCGAACAGGATCCCGACCAGCTGATCCTGCTCTCCTACACCGTCGGCCGCTGGGACCTGCTGGTGATCCCGCCCGAGACCGAACCCGCGGCCGCGGCCCGGCTGATGACCGCCGCCGCGATCCCGGGCAGCGCCCTCGGCGCAGGTGTCCTGATGGCCAACGAATCCGCCATCGGGCGCGGAGCCGGTGACGCCCGGCGCCGCGAAGCCACCTGGGAGGACGAAGGCGGGGCCTGCATGTCCCCCTCGGGGATCCCGCCGGCCCCTGCCGAAAGCTCCCGGTCAGCCGGACGGCACCAGTCGTCGAGCCCACCGCACGATGCCGACCGGTGA
- a CDS encoding alpha/beta fold hydrolase translates to MTGQVIPHDVLGTGSERALLLHNWFGDRSSFDPMREHLDGDAFSYAFLDCRGYGEAIDTDGAFTMEEVAGDALAVADHLGWESFSVIGHSMGAKAAQLMLLDAPSRIRSLIGISAVPASGFPLEGETWELFAGAAKSPANRRAILDNTSGGLHDDAWLDGMVGRSVGGSSATAFRTYLDSWARVDFHERVKGNPVPVLLLAGANDPALGPEAMRATWMQWYPNAQLEVLPDTGHYAPEESPEAVAEAVERYLGR, encoded by the coding sequence GTGACAGGACAGGTCATTCCGCACGACGTACTGGGTACCGGCTCCGAACGAGCCCTCCTGCTGCACAACTGGTTCGGCGACCGGTCGAGCTTCGACCCGATGCGCGAGCACCTGGACGGGGACGCGTTCAGTTACGCGTTCCTGGACTGCCGCGGGTACGGGGAGGCGATCGACACCGACGGCGCGTTCACGATGGAGGAGGTCGCCGGGGACGCCCTCGCCGTCGCCGACCATCTGGGCTGGGAGTCCTTCTCGGTCATCGGCCACTCCATGGGCGCCAAGGCGGCCCAGCTGATGCTGCTGGACGCCCCGTCGCGGATCCGCTCGCTCATCGGCATCTCGGCGGTGCCCGCGTCCGGCTTCCCACTCGAAGGGGAGACCTGGGAGCTGTTCGCCGGTGCCGCGAAGAGTCCCGCCAACCGCAGGGCCATCCTCGACAACACCAGCGGCGGGCTGCACGACGACGCCTGGCTGGACGGGATGGTGGGCCGCTCGGTGGGTGGTTCCTCGGCGACGGCCTTCCGCACGTACCTGGACTCCTGGGCGCGCGTCGACTTCCACGAGCGGGTGAAGGGCAATCCGGTCCCGGTCCTCCTCCTCGCCGGTGCGAACGACCCCGCGCTGGGGCCCGAGGCCATGCGGGCCACCTGGATGCAGTGGTACCCGAACGCCCAGCTCGAGGTGCTCCCGGACACCGGGCACTACGCACCGGAGGAGTCCCCCGAGGCCGTCGCCGAAGCCGTCGAGCGGTACCTCGGCCGCTGA
- a CDS encoding cation:proton antiporter, producing the protein MSSQWALAVAGGVVAGYGAFSRRLSTTVISGPLLFMVSGLAIGGPLGFDLMNRAKDPEVTRTLLEAALVLVLFTDAASIRAGDLRREEFLPLRLLAVGMPVTIALGWLVAWPLLPGLGMWELALIGIILAPTDAALGQQAVSNKRVPALVRGGLGVESGLNDGLALPFFVLALAAAGEGHGHPGVLETFLRALLLSGAVGVAVGSAGAGLLRRSVARGWSSPDWRPFLTIAVPVVTYALCVVADGSGFIGAWVAGVAFGIRLRPAPGGDGARADGPDPAESTIFAERLGLLLASLSFLVFGAVILGPALQHLTWRTVVYALLSLTVIRMLPVALALIGTGLRPASVAYIGWFGPRGLASLVFGLIAFEEHLPGTTLMGDVIALTVGLSILLHGASAPFLGNRYGDWFASTLRAEPALRENALAADGADGSSTARE; encoded by the coding sequence ATGAGCAGCCAGTGGGCTTTGGCGGTGGCCGGGGGCGTGGTGGCCGGCTACGGGGCGTTCTCGCGGCGGCTGTCGACGACCGTGATCTCCGGGCCCTTGCTGTTCATGGTGTCCGGCTTGGCGATCGGCGGCCCGCTGGGCTTCGACCTGATGAACCGGGCCAAGGATCCCGAAGTCACCCGGACCCTGTTGGAGGCGGCGCTGGTCCTTGTGCTGTTCACGGACGCGGCCTCGATCCGGGCCGGGGACCTGCGGCGGGAGGAGTTCCTGCCGCTACGGCTGCTCGCCGTGGGCATGCCGGTCACGATCGCGTTGGGGTGGCTCGTCGCGTGGCCCTTGCTGCCGGGGCTCGGCATGTGGGAGCTGGCACTGATCGGCATCATCCTGGCGCCGACGGATGCCGCGCTCGGGCAGCAGGCCGTCTCCAACAAGCGGGTTCCGGCGCTGGTCCGCGGCGGCCTGGGGGTCGAATCGGGCCTGAACGACGGCCTGGCGCTGCCGTTCTTCGTGCTGGCACTGGCGGCGGCGGGTGAGGGCCACGGGCATCCTGGCGTCCTCGAGACGTTCCTGCGTGCGCTGCTGCTGAGCGGTGCGGTCGGAGTCGCGGTCGGCTCGGCGGGGGCGGGCCTGCTCCGCCGGTCGGTGGCCCGGGGCTGGAGCAGCCCTGATTGGCGGCCGTTCCTGACGATCGCCGTCCCCGTCGTCACCTACGCGCTGTGCGTCGTGGCCGACGGCAGCGGCTTCATCGGTGCCTGGGTCGCCGGCGTGGCGTTCGGCATCCGGCTTCGCCCGGCACCGGGGGGTGACGGCGCCCGCGCGGACGGTCCGGATCCCGCGGAGAGCACGATCTTCGCCGAGCGCCTCGGTCTCCTGCTCGCCTCGCTGAGCTTCCTGGTCTTCGGCGCGGTGATTCTGGGACCTGCCCTTCAGCACCTCACATGGCGGACGGTGGTCTACGCGCTGCTCAGCCTGACCGTCATCCGGATGCTGCCGGTCGCCCTCGCGCTGATCGGCACGGGCCTGCGGCCGGCCTCCGTCGCCTACATCGGCTGGTTCGGCCCGCGGGGGCTCGCCTCCCTGGTGTTCGGGCTGATCGCCTTCGAGGAACACCTGCCCGGGACGACCTTGATGGGCGACGTCATCGCCCTGACCGTGGGTCTCAGCATCCTCCTGCACGGCGCCTCGGCCCCGTTCCTGGGAAATCGCTACGGCGACTGGTTCGCGAGCACGCTCCGCGCCGAACCGGCTCTGCGCGAGAACGCACTCGCGGCCGACGGCGCCGACGGTTCATCAACTGCCCGTGAATAA